A window of the Rhodoferax sp. GW822-FHT02A01 genome harbors these coding sequences:
- a CDS encoding ShlB/FhaC/HecB family hemolysin secretion/activation protein — MTPTHFSKLPLLASTVLSQLAFNPSAMAQQTPPAVAVPAEPTLDIRSYMIDGNNPLSDAQTALLLQPYTGEQRKLSQIEQAALALEKALRERGYIFHRVFVPVQKPQNGKVTLQVIAFRVGQVTVMGNQSFSTGNIRHSLPNLQEGSVPDIREVGQDLTAANANPAKQVTVTFKESAQSDAVDADLRVKDSDPLSYFVSYTGNLPAAAKNPDDTVARVGLGVQHANLWDRDHVGSLTYSTDPSKQDKVSLWGAYYQFPIYGQGLNVSAYYTSSDVNSGLGSLGLPDVSGKGEFLGARVTYSLPRNGPASQTLGLALDDRHFDQGLPGTNVASFPASLKYTFRRDESWGTVGANVEYAVNTSEGSDNNQANYTAQAADWNWEAWRAGLDFSYRGSQWYWAARLRAQASSSRLITGEKMSLGGAGSVRGFTDAVVRGDMGYFWSLEATGPEMLLPLLRPVLFVEGGQVQSNGAVADHEELASVGAGIRWSYQKLDVSADLALATKVNSAEKQTDPMRLHLSAIYRF; from the coding sequence ATGACGCCCACACACTTCTCCAAGCTGCCTCTGCTGGCGTCGACGGTGCTGTCGCAGCTGGCCTTCAACCCATCCGCCATGGCGCAGCAGACTCCGCCAGCCGTTGCGGTGCCAGCTGAGCCCACCCTGGATATCCGCAGCTATATGATCGATGGCAACAACCCGTTGTCAGACGCGCAAACTGCCCTGTTGCTGCAGCCCTATACCGGAGAGCAGCGCAAACTCAGCCAGATTGAGCAGGCGGCGCTGGCGCTGGAGAAGGCGTTGCGCGAGCGCGGCTATATATTTCACCGCGTGTTTGTGCCCGTGCAGAAACCACAGAATGGCAAGGTCACGCTGCAGGTCATTGCTTTTCGCGTGGGCCAGGTGACGGTGATGGGCAACCAGAGTTTCTCCACCGGAAACATCCGCCACAGCCTGCCCAACCTGCAGGAAGGCAGCGTGCCTGATATCCGCGAAGTCGGGCAGGATCTGACTGCAGCCAATGCCAATCCGGCCAAGCAGGTCACGGTCACCTTCAAGGAGTCGGCCCAGTCAGATGCGGTGGATGCTGATCTGCGGGTCAAGGACTCGGATCCATTGAGCTATTTCGTGAGCTACACAGGCAATCTGCCCGCTGCGGCCAAGAACCCGGATGACACAGTGGCCCGCGTGGGTTTGGGTGTGCAGCACGCCAACCTGTGGGACCGCGACCACGTGGGGTCCCTGACCTATAGCACCGACCCCAGCAAGCAGGACAAGGTGTCGCTCTGGGGGGCGTACTACCAGTTCCCCATCTATGGGCAAGGCTTGAATGTCTCGGCTTACTACACCAGCTCCGACGTCAACTCCGGCCTGGGCAGCCTGGGGCTGCCCGACGTGTCCGGCAAAGGCGAGTTTCTGGGCGCACGTGTCACCTATTCGTTGCCGCGCAACGGCCCAGCTTCCCAGACGCTGGGCCTGGCGCTGGACGACCGGCACTTTGACCAAGGCCTGCCGGGAACCAATGTGGCCTCCTTTCCGGCGTCGCTCAAATATACCTTCCGACGTGACGAGAGCTGGGGCACGGTAGGTGCCAATGTGGAATATGCCGTCAACACCAGCGAGGGCAGTGACAACAACCAGGCCAACTACACGGCCCAGGCTGCGGACTGGAATTGGGAGGCATGGCGCGCCGGGCTGGATTTCAGCTACCGCGGCAGCCAGTGGTACTGGGCCGCCAGGTTGCGCGCCCAGGCCAGCTCCAGCCGGCTCATTACTGGCGAAAAGATGAGCCTGGGCGGTGCCGGATCGGTACGCGGTTTTACTGATGCGGTGGTGCGGGGTGACATGGGCTACTTCTGGAGTCTGGAGGCAACCGGTCCGGAAATGTTGCTGCCTCTGCTGCGCCCTGTGCTTTTCGTGGAAGGCGGACAAGTGCAATCCAACGGCGCGGTGGCCGACCACGAAGAGCTGGCCAGTGTGGGCGCAGGTATACGCTGGAGTTATCAGAAACTCGATGTCTCTGCCGATCTGGCTTTGGCAACCAAGGTCAACAGCGCGGAGAAGCAGACCGACCCGATGCGGCTGCACCTCAGTGCCATTTATCGCTTCTAG
- a CDS encoding EAL domain-containing protein, with protein MSRARSIQVLLIGVLLGVNLLAIAASAYWLNQSKLQYVQQAEVQTRNIANAVEHNLASSIDKIDLALQYLVDDMEQQVIGGKPVKTALVRDAFARFQERVPEVEGVRISDAQGRVFLRSESNQPTSVDITDRDYYQQLRDSTTGKELAISKPVVGRLQQHNIIIFARRYNFPGGAFAGIVFGAVALDQFQNMLSQFDLGRKGTIALRDRELGLIVRFPPLPNMPAGTVGNKVISSEFRKAYESGATATTFYTPNAVDGEERIYSFLRMQKAHLMVLAGVASSDYLAGWTTERNKVIATVICFAAVTIALGLVLSGMLQRATQENLRNRMYLRNASDGIQITDSMGRLVEVNDRFCRLLGYSRRELLDFDDHKWQECWPDEVARNAILQHTDLTAEPISRETRLRRKDGRLVDVEVRSSHFYWSKHLHVHTSIRDISERLANAEKIEMLAYYDPLTNLPNRRLMLERLNRAMVGCERHHRHAALLMIDLDNFKMLNDTLGHGVGDQLLIEVAKRLQSCVRMGDTAARMGGDEFVVILEDLDESTLAASQAESVAEKILSSLHQPYNLELATNAHGGFQHDYLCSASIGLALFNSQNVSADELLKRSDTAMYQAKAAGRNTVRFFDPRMQLAVDARAAMEVELRHAIAQGELRVYYQPQVNADGQIQGAEALVRWQHPRRGMVLPSDFIALAEDTGLILPVGTWVLEAACDQLKRWSTQDAFSHLTIAVNVSARQFRQSQFVEQVQSIVQAAGIDARQLKLELTESLMVNSIQETVGKMAALHALGIAFSLDDFGTGYSSLSYLQRLPLDQLKIDQSFVRDLLLDAKDAAIAQTVINLAENLSLHVIAEGVETQAQRDFLLSLGCRDFQGYLFGKPCPVEEFEQHLLSTLPKPVKNLA; from the coding sequence ATGTCGCGTGCACGGTCCATACAGGTTCTGCTGATCGGGGTGTTGTTGGGCGTCAATCTGCTGGCCATTGCCGCGTCAGCGTATTGGCTCAATCAGAGCAAGTTGCAATACGTCCAGCAGGCCGAGGTTCAGACCCGCAACATCGCCAATGCGGTGGAGCACAACCTGGCGTCGAGCATCGACAAGATCGACCTGGCGCTGCAATATCTGGTGGATGACATGGAGCAGCAGGTCATCGGCGGCAAGCCGGTGAAGACCGCCCTGGTGCGCGATGCTTTTGCACGCTTCCAGGAGCGCGTGCCGGAAGTCGAGGGCGTGCGCATCTCCGACGCACAGGGCCGTGTGTTTCTGCGCAGCGAATCGAATCAGCCCACATCGGTCGACATTACCGACCGGGACTACTACCAGCAACTCCGGGATAGCACCACCGGCAAGGAACTGGCCATCAGCAAACCCGTCGTCGGGCGACTGCAGCAACACAACATCATCATCTTTGCGCGCCGATACAACTTCCCGGGCGGTGCCTTTGCGGGCATCGTCTTTGGTGCCGTGGCGCTTGACCAGTTCCAGAACATGTTGTCCCAGTTCGATCTGGGCCGCAAGGGAACCATCGCCCTGCGTGACAGGGAGCTGGGGCTGATCGTGCGTTTCCCGCCTTTGCCGAACATGCCCGCCGGCACGGTGGGCAACAAGGTCATCTCTTCCGAGTTCCGCAAGGCCTATGAAAGTGGTGCCACGGCCACGACCTTCTACACCCCCAACGCCGTAGACGGCGAGGAACGCATCTACTCCTTTTTGCGTATGCAGAAGGCGCACCTGATGGTGCTGGCCGGCGTGGCCAGTTCAGACTACCTGGCGGGCTGGACGACCGAGCGCAACAAGGTCATTGCAACGGTGATCTGCTTTGCCGCAGTCACGATTGCACTGGGTCTGGTCTTGTCGGGAATGCTGCAGCGCGCGACACAAGAAAACCTGCGCAACAGAATGTATTTGCGCAATGCCAGTGACGGCATCCAGATCACCGACTCCATGGGCCGGCTGGTGGAGGTCAATGACCGCTTCTGCCGCCTGCTCGGCTACAGCCGCAGGGAGCTGCTGGACTTTGATGATCACAAGTGGCAGGAGTGCTGGCCCGACGAAGTGGCCCGCAACGCCATCCTCCAACATACGGATCTGACCGCGGAGCCGATTTCCCGGGAGACACGTCTGCGCCGCAAGGACGGCCGGCTGGTGGATGTGGAGGTGCGGTCCAGCCATTTCTACTGGTCCAAGCATCTGCATGTGCACACCTCGATCCGCGACATTTCCGAGCGTCTGGCCAACGCGGAGAAGATCGAGATGCTGGCCTATTACGACCCACTGACCAACCTGCCCAACCGACGGCTGATGCTGGAACGTCTGAACCGCGCCATGGTGGGATGTGAGCGGCACCACCGCCATGCCGCGCTCCTGATGATCGATCTGGACAACTTCAAGATGCTCAATGACACGCTGGGCCATGGCGTGGGCGACCAGTTGTTGATCGAAGTGGCCAAACGCCTGCAAAGCTGTGTGCGGATGGGCGATACCGCTGCGCGCATGGGGGGCGACGAGTTTGTGGTGATTCTGGAGGATCTCGACGAGAGCACGTTGGCTGCCAGCCAGGCCGAATCCGTGGCGGAAAAAATCCTCTCCTCACTGCACCAGCCCTACAACCTGGAGCTTGCAACCAATGCGCATGGCGGCTTCCAGCATGACTACCTGTGCAGCGCCAGCATCGGCCTGGCATTGTTCAACAGCCAGAACGTCAGCGCCGATGAATTGCTCAAGCGCTCGGATACCGCCATGTACCAGGCCAAGGCGGCTGGCCGCAACACGGTCCGCTTCTTCGATCCCCGCATGCAGCTGGCCGTGGATGCCCGTGCGGCCATGGAAGTTGAACTGCGTCACGCCATCGCGCAAGGTGAGCTGCGGGTGTACTACCAACCCCAGGTCAATGCCGATGGCCAGATTCAGGGTGCCGAGGCACTGGTACGCTGGCAGCATCCGCGGCGCGGAATGGTATTGCCATCGGACTTCATCGCGCTGGCCGAAGACACCGGACTGATATTGCCCGTAGGTACCTGGGTACTGGAAGCCGCCTGCGACCAGCTCAAACGCTGGTCCACCCAGGATGCCTTCTCCCACTTGACCATCGCCGTCAACGTGAGCGCACGCCAGTTCCGGCAAAGCCAGTTTGTGGAGCAGGTGCAGTCCATCGTGCAGGCCGCGGGCATAGATGCACGCCAGCTCAAGCTGGAACTGACCGAGAGCCTGATGGTCAACAGCATTCAGGAGACCGTGGGCAAGATGGCCGCGCTGCACGCGCTGGGCATCGCCTTCTCGCTGGACGACTTTGGCACCGGCTATTCCTCACTGTCCTACCTGCAGCGCCTGCCACTGGACCAGCTCAAGATCGACCAGTCCTTTGTGCGCGATCTGTTGCTGGATGCCAAGGACGCCGCCATCGCGCAGACCGTCATCAACCTGGCCGAAAACCTCTCGCTGCACGTGATCGCCGAGGGCGTGGAAACCCAGGCGCAACGCGACTTCCTGCTCAGCCTGGGCTGCCGCGACTTCCAGGGCTATCTGTTCGGCAAGCCCTGCCCGGTGGAGGAGTTCGAGCAGCACTTGCTGTCCACGCTGCCAAAGCCCGTCAAGAACCTGGCGTGA
- a CDS encoding ABC transporter permease, with product MTVPMDTDDANADSVMHRLLLLPERIGAAAWSAVRVAQDMLYLLANSLSGAAALRSPYFWRSLIQQLYFTAVQVFWLANVIGLALGVLGVLPLLSFGLIEAELQATVMRVVLFHQLVPLMVALVVIGRSGTAITSELGDMQSKGVVDSLLIMGIEPHRFLVLPRLVGMVISLQILTLWANLAAIAGGAFYNNLQGAVGAQHFVDACLNELEPMAVLQSSLMVVAYAVSIGLVHCYYGLRARTSTDVQRNLALAFVRSFIACVAITVLFGVVGK from the coding sequence GTGACAGTACCGATGGACACCGACGACGCGAATGCAGACAGTGTGATGCACCGTCTGCTCCTGCTTCCCGAGCGCATTGGTGCTGCCGCATGGTCGGCAGTGCGCGTGGCGCAAGACATGCTGTACCTGCTGGCCAACTCCCTGTCGGGCGCTGCGGCGTTGCGCTCGCCCTATTTCTGGCGCAGCCTCATCCAACAGTTGTACTTCACTGCCGTGCAGGTGTTCTGGCTGGCCAACGTCATCGGCCTGGCGCTGGGCGTGCTGGGTGTGCTTCCGCTGCTGTCCTTTGGATTGATCGAGGCCGAGTTGCAAGCCACGGTCATGCGCGTGGTGCTGTTTCACCAACTGGTGCCGCTCATGGTGGCACTGGTGGTGATTGGACGCTCGGGCACTGCCATCACCTCCGAGCTGGGTGATATGCAATCCAAGGGCGTGGTGGACAGCCTGCTCATCATGGGCATAGAACCGCACCGCTTTCTGGTCCTGCCGCGTCTGGTGGGCATGGTCATCTCGCTGCAGATACTCACCCTGTGGGCCAATCTGGCAGCTATTGCCGGTGGTGCGTTCTACAACAACCTACAGGGTGCGGTGGGAGCGCAGCATTTTGTGGATGCCTGCCTGAACGAGCTGGAGCCCATGGCGGTCCTGCAGAGTTCCCTGATGGTGGTGGCCTATGCCGTGTCCATCGGCCTGGTGCATTGCTACTACGGCCTGCGTGCACGCACCAGCACCGACGTCCAGCGCAATCTGGCATTGGCCTTTGTGCGGTCCTTCATTGCCTGCGTGGCCATCACCGTGCTGTTTGGCGTAGTGGGCAAATGA
- a CDS encoding ATP-binding cassette domain-containing protein, whose translation MTALLQARDLTLASFADARGFDLDIGAGQRWLITGATGSGKSTLMRTLLGLISSRGGKVLLDGCDLEEVTPHQLLTLRQRTGVVFSGGGLLPAWSGLQNLMLPLRVIRGLSEEQAQDAVLEFAERCLIPEIWLERVAAQLSAEQGTLLALARALIIAPKLLWVDSELVWGVLSHASTRLGAQLVAQVSQGCTLVVGAGAHGVARDQVPPCGAPTHWAHMQGGWLECAAPPTSWTLEPADAQTPLA comes from the coding sequence ATGACGGCGTTGCTGCAGGCACGGGACCTGACCCTGGCTTCCTTTGCGGATGCGCGGGGTTTTGATCTGGATATCGGTGCGGGCCAGCGCTGGCTGATCACGGGCGCAACGGGTTCGGGCAAGTCGACCCTGATGCGCACCTTGCTGGGCCTGATCTCGTCGCGCGGCGGCAAGGTGCTGCTCGATGGCTGCGACCTGGAAGAGGTCACGCCCCACCAACTACTGACCTTGCGCCAGCGCACCGGCGTCGTGTTCTCCGGCGGTGGCTTGCTGCCAGCCTGGAGTGGCCTGCAGAACCTGATGCTGCCGCTGCGTGTCATCAGGGGGTTGAGCGAGGAGCAGGCGCAGGACGCGGTGCTGGAATTTGCCGAGCGCTGCCTGATTCCGGAAATCTGGCTGGAACGCGTGGCCGCCCAGCTCTCGGCCGAGCAGGGCACGCTGCTGGCATTGGCACGCGCACTCATCATTGCACCCAAGCTGCTGTGGGTGGACAGTGAACTGGTATGGGGTGTGCTGTCCCATGCCAGCACCCGCCTTGGCGCACAACTGGTTGCACAGGTCAGCCAGGGCTGCACGCTGGTGGTAGGGGCTGGTGCACATGGTGTGGCGCGTGATCAGGTGCCGCCTTGCGGCGCGCCGACCCACTGGGCGCATATGCAGGGTGGCTGGCTAGAATGTGCTGCCCCTCCAACCTCCTGGACACTGGAACCCGCAGATGCTCAAACACCGCTCGCGTGA
- a CDS encoding MlaD family protein, with protein MLKHRSRDRLYKRAVGLLVISSLLVLLLAMRFYRSADRLLGNSFQLHAQVRNVNGLDVDAKVTMAGLKVGKVHRIDLLPDKTARITMDIELRYHDLVRSDSVATLAKPLIGGPVVDISIGTPTQPRLEDEATIALLVQPDVNEVVATLPAKLEKVDHALDNLVAVTDLARASVQRITAPQGSLDAMLSEARAAAQNVRAATETLKGTLTDVRAVAASGQAAVGQAQAVLTDVRGFTRQSTAMAESLQRSLGNAEEITGGLRALVPQLGSGLHAAQGAAEEADKVLRAAGNSFLLGGPAPAPLAPTLMSPRAP; from the coding sequence ATGCTCAAACACCGCTCGCGTGATCGCCTCTACAAGCGGGCCGTGGGGCTGCTGGTGATCAGCAGCCTGCTGGTGTTGTTGCTGGCCATGCGCTTCTACCGCAGTGCCGATCGGCTGCTGGGCAACTCATTTCAGTTGCATGCCCAGGTCCGCAACGTCAATGGTCTGGATGTCGATGCCAAGGTCACCATGGCCGGGCTCAAGGTAGGCAAGGTGCACAGGATCGATCTGCTGCCCGACAAGACGGCGCGCATCACCATGGATATCGAACTGCGCTACCACGACTTGGTGCGCTCCGACTCCGTCGCCACGCTGGCCAAGCCGCTCATTGGTGGCCCGGTCGTGGACATCAGCATTGGTACGCCGACGCAGCCGCGTTTGGAAGACGAGGCCACGATTGCGTTGCTGGTGCAGCCCGATGTGAACGAGGTCGTGGCCACCCTCCCGGCCAAGCTGGAAAAAGTTGACCATGCGCTGGACAACTTGGTCGCCGTCACCGACCTGGCGCGCGCCAGCGTGCAACGCATCACCGCACCGCAAGGATCGCTGGATGCGATGCTGAGCGAGGCGCGGGCCGCCGCGCAGAACGTTCGCGCTGCCACCGAAACGCTCAAGGGCACCTTGACCGATGTGCGCGCCGTGGCCGCTTCGGGTCAGGCCGCGGTGGGTCAGGCACAAGCCGTGTTGACCGACGTGCGTGGCTTCACCCGGCAAAGCACGGCGATGGCGGAGAGTCTGCAGCGTTCGCTCGGCAATGCGGAAGAGATCACCGGTGGTTTGCGTGCCCTGGTGCCGCAACTCGGTAGTGGCCTGCATGCCGCACAAGGCGCTGCCGAAGAGGCAGACAAGGTGTTGCGTGCTGCGGGCAACAGCTTCCTGCTCGGAGGCCCGGCCCCCGCGCCCCTGGCACCCACCCTGATGAGTCCGCGTGCGCCATGA
- a CDS encoding cation diffusion facilitator family transporter codes for MNFADLDDTSEHATHSPAERSAAATRSTHVSVVVNLVLSIAQIAVGVVAKSQGLIADGIHSLSDLVADFVVLFASHHAKKDADEDHPYGHQRFETAASLALGVLLLAVGLGMVWSALQKLESPATIPTAHATALWVALGAIAAKELLFRYMLRIAKAVKSSMLVANAWHARSDAASSLVVSIGLIGNLMGYPLLDPIAALIVGFMVSKMGWSFGWDALHDLMDRGLDEAEVQAIRQTLESTPGVAGVHDVRTRKMGDMVVVDAHIEVDATLTVEAGHNIAVAARQAVMQRHRVLNLMTHVDPAHRPDKDHEPFASQRS; via the coding sequence ATGAACTTTGCAGATTTGGACGACACGTCCGAACACGCCACCCACTCTCCCGCAGAGCGCTCGGCTGCGGCCACGCGCAGCACCCATGTCAGCGTGGTAGTGAATCTGGTGCTGTCGATTGCCCAGATTGCGGTCGGCGTAGTCGCCAAGTCGCAGGGTCTGATCGCTGACGGCATCCACTCCTTGTCGGACCTGGTTGCCGACTTCGTGGTGCTGTTCGCCAGCCACCATGCCAAAAAAGATGCGGACGAAGACCATCCGTACGGGCACCAGCGTTTCGAGACGGCCGCATCGTTGGCACTGGGCGTCTTGCTGTTGGCAGTAGGACTCGGCATGGTGTGGTCGGCTTTGCAAAAGCTGGAGTCACCTGCCACCATCCCGACGGCGCATGCCACCGCGCTCTGGGTGGCTCTGGGCGCCATCGCTGCCAAGGAACTGCTGTTTCGCTACATGCTGCGAATCGCCAAAGCGGTGAAGTCCAGCATGCTGGTAGCCAACGCCTGGCACGCCCGCTCGGATGCGGCTTCGTCCCTGGTCGTCAGCATTGGCCTGATCGGCAACCTGATGGGCTACCCCTTGCTGGACCCCATTGCCGCACTCATCGTGGGCTTCATGGTCAGTAAGATGGGCTGGAGCTTTGGCTGGGACGCACTGCACGACCTGATGGACCGCGGCCTGGATGAAGCCGAGGTGCAGGCCATTCGGCAAACGCTGGAATCCACACCGGGCGTGGCTGGCGTGCACGATGTACGTACCCGCAAGATGGGCGACATGGTGGTGGTGGATGCCCACATCGAAGTGGACGCCACACTCACGGTGGAAGCGGGTCACAACATTGCCGTGGCAGCGCGCCAGGCCGTGATGCAGCGCCACCGCGTGCTCAACCTGATGACCCACGTGGACCCGGCACACCGACCCGACAAGGACCACGAGCCCTTTGCCTCGCAACGCTCCTGA
- a CDS encoding TIGR00645 family protein: MAEHPSPRSATKLRPLPALIFASRWLQLPLYLGLIAAQAVYVYHFWVELVHLLEAAFGSQTALQALVNSIGYHGDTQISSLNETIIMLVVLALIDVVMISNLLIMVIVGGYETFVSRMGLDGHPDQPEWLDHVNASVLKVKLGTAIIGISSIHLLKTFINAANYEEKVLLWQTLIHIAFLLSAIAIAYTDKLLNSSHVDKH; encoded by the coding sequence ATGGCCGAACACCCTTCGCCTCGTTCTGCAACCAAGTTGCGCCCCCTGCCTGCGCTGATATTTGCCAGCCGCTGGCTGCAGCTGCCGCTGTATCTGGGCTTGATTGCGGCGCAGGCCGTGTACGTCTACCACTTCTGGGTGGAGCTGGTGCATCTGCTGGAAGCGGCCTTTGGCAGCCAGACCGCTCTGCAGGCGCTGGTCAACAGTATCGGCTACCACGGAGACACACAAATCAGCTCTCTCAACGAAACCATCATCATGCTGGTGGTGCTGGCGCTGATCGATGTGGTGATGATCTCCAACCTGCTGATCATGGTGATCGTGGGCGGCTACGAAACCTTTGTGAGCCGCATGGGCCTGGATGGCCACCCCGACCAGCCCGAATGGCTGGACCACGTCAACGCATCGGTGCTGAAGGTCAAGCTGGGCACGGCCATCATCGGCATCAGCTCCATCCACCTGCTCAAGACCTTCATCAATGCGGCCAACTACGAGGAAAAGGTGCTGCTGTGGCAGACGCTGATCCACATTGCCTTCCTGCTCAGCGCGATTGCCATTGCCTACACCGACAAGCTGCTCAACAGCAGCCACGTCGACAAGCATTGA
- a CDS encoding PA4780 family RIO1-like protein kinase has protein sequence MKAPPRLQSLVDEGLIDTVVRQLMSGKEAMVYVVRCGDETRCAKIYKEATQRSFRQAVDYTENRRVKNSRSARAMAKGSRFGREQQEAAWQSAEVDALYRLAAAGVRVPQPYNFHDGVLLMELVADAHGDAAPRLNDVAFTPEQALAHHQTLIAEVVRMLCAGVVHGDLSEFNILLGHVAGPEGSDGMDVPVIIDLPQAVDAAGNNHAQRMLMRDVGNLRDFFGRFAPELLHTDYGPEIWNLYRAGLLSNDTPLTGRFEHAHADVDMQAVLREIDDARAEDAARRLRMAQA, from the coding sequence ATGAAAGCTCCCCCCAGACTCCAATCCCTTGTTGACGAAGGCCTGATCGATACCGTGGTGCGCCAGTTGATGAGCGGCAAGGAGGCCATGGTGTATGTGGTGCGCTGCGGCGACGAAACCCGCTGCGCCAAGATCTACAAGGAAGCCACGCAGCGCAGTTTTCGCCAGGCCGTCGACTACACCGAAAACCGCAGGGTCAAGAACTCCCGCTCGGCCCGCGCCATGGCCAAGGGCAGCCGCTTTGGCCGCGAGCAGCAGGAAGCCGCCTGGCAGAGCGCCGAAGTGGACGCGCTCTACCGGCTGGCCGCTGCTGGCGTGCGCGTGCCCCAGCCCTACAACTTTCACGACGGCGTGCTGCTGATGGAGCTGGTGGCCGACGCGCACGGTGATGCTGCCCCACGATTAAACGATGTGGCGTTTACGCCGGAACAGGCCTTAGCCCACCACCAAACGCTGATTGCCGAGGTGGTACGCATGCTGTGCGCGGGCGTGGTGCACGGCGACTTGTCGGAGTTCAACATCCTGCTCGGGCATGTGGCGGGTCCAGAGGGCAGCGACGGCATGGACGTGCCGGTGATCATCGATCTGCCGCAGGCCGTGGACGCGGCGGGCAACAACCACGCGCAGCGCATGCTGATGCGTGACGTGGGCAATCTGCGCGACTTCTTTGGCCGGTTTGCACCGGAGCTATTGCACACCGACTACGGCCCCGAGATCTGGAATCTTTACCGCGCCGGCCTGCTCAGCAATGACACGCCGCTGACCGGCCGCTTTGAACACGCCCATGCCGATGTGGACATGCAGGCGGTGCTGCGCGAGATTGACGACGCGCGGGCCGAAGACGCAGCACGTCGGTTGCGCATGGCGCAGGCCTGA
- a CDS encoding tRNA-uridine aminocarboxypropyltransferase encodes MNPEERPHAVSRLRAARLARSAKPFIARGSRKERCPGCRVMHSHCLCALRPSVPTQAGVCLIMCDIEPLKPSNTGWLIADMVADTAAFGWARTVVDPALLAMLADPQWQPYVVFPGEYVAPERVVTEVVPAAGKRPLFVLLDATWAEARKMFRKSPYLDHLPVLSLQPEQLSNYRLRRSKRGDHLCTSEVAALCLELAQEQHAADTLSAYLDVFTNHYLNAKNSVPVDLEDAAHLRLRDLGTDQRTMQR; translated from the coding sequence ATGAATCCCGAAGAACGGCCCCACGCAGTCTCCCGCTTGCGCGCCGCGCGCCTGGCACGCAGTGCCAAGCCCTTTATCGCGCGCGGCTCGCGCAAGGAGCGTTGCCCGGGTTGCCGGGTGATGCACAGCCATTGCCTGTGCGCGCTGCGTCCCAGTGTGCCCACGCAAGCTGGCGTGTGCCTGATCATGTGCGACATCGAGCCGCTCAAGCCCAGCAACACCGGCTGGCTGATTGCCGACATGGTGGCGGACACGGCGGCCTTTGGCTGGGCGCGCACCGTGGTGGACCCGGCCCTGCTGGCCATGCTGGCTGATCCGCAGTGGCAGCCCTATGTGGTGTTTCCGGGGGAATATGTGGCGCCCGAGCGGGTGGTGACCGAAGTCGTGCCTGCGGCTGGCAAGCGGCCGCTGTTTGTGTTGCTGGACGCCACCTGGGCCGAGGCGCGCAAGATGTTCCGCAAGAGCCCGTACCTGGACCATCTGCCGGTGCTCAGCCTGCAGCCCGAGCAGCTCTCCAACTACCGATTGCGCCGCTCCAAGCGGGGTGACCATCTGTGCACCTCGGAGGTGGCGGCCCTGTGTCTGGAACTTGCCCAGGAGCAGCACGCGGCAGACACGCTGAGCGCCTATCTGGACGTTTTCACCAACCACTATCTGAATGCCAAAAACAGCGTGCCGGTCGATCTGGAAGACGCTGCACACCTGCGCTTGCGCGACCTGGGCACCGACCAGCGCACAATGCAGCGATGA